From a single Sporosarcina oncorhynchi genomic region:
- the rpsD gene encoding 30S ribosomal protein S4, with protein sequence MARYTGPSWKLSRRLGVSLSGTGKEIEKRPYAPGQHGPTQRKKLSEYGMQLQEKQKLRFMFGVNERQFKTVFNKAGKMPGKHGENFMILLETRLDNLVYRMGLARTRRASRQLVNHGHILVDGKRVDIPSYSVKPGQEISLREKSQNLDVVNASLEVNSYVPEFVTFDKDTKVGTFVRMPERSELAAEINEALIVEFYSR encoded by the coding sequence ATGGCTCGTTATACAGGTCCATCTTGGAAACTTTCCCGTCGTCTTGGCGTTTCGCTAAGCGGTACTGGAAAAGAAATCGAAAAACGCCCTTACGCACCAGGACAACACGGTCCTACACAGCGTAAAAAACTTTCCGAATACGGAATGCAATTACAAGAAAAACAAAAGCTTCGTTTCATGTTCGGTGTGAACGAACGTCAATTTAAAACAGTATTTAACAAAGCTGGTAAAATGCCAGGTAAGCACGGTGAAAACTTCATGATCCTTCTTGAAACTCGCCTTGACAACCTAGTTTACCGCATGGGTCTTGCGCGCACTCGTCGTGCATCACGCCAACTTGTTAACCATGGCCATATCTTGGTTGATGGCAAGCGCGTTGATATTCCTTCTTACAGTGTTAAGCCTGGTCAAGAGATCTCACTTCGTGAAAAGTCTCAAAACCTTGACGTTGTAAACGCATCTCTTGAAGTGAACAGCTATGTTCCTGAGTTCGTTACATTCGACAAAGACACTAAAGTCGGTACATTCGTACGTATGCCTGAGCGCAGCGAACTTGCTGCTGAAATCAACGAAGCTCTTATCGTTGAATTCTACTCACGTTAA
- a CDS encoding sensor domain-containing diguanylate cyclase: MNNHELILYKMKSAIFKLFSNPMNRRAIEESLEEFKCHFIQIFEMEFVDILLYESNRFVPVRKNGEATHQTAFAEDQMNAINPLFSVSFISPGHEGSVSADDSLIIRNSELVPLAAILFKASEKWLDFAASPSLKELKSVLGTYFGQEIEMERISEQEKMYRRLFEMAELFNSTMETTVILDGMVKVVSDSCGTNDIQLMLSQEQRGIAEAYRLFDHLNERASAVEAFLSGELTLERDMEMGVNLLNAPIRGRQGIYGILQITSALDSKVTRTEKDFIRMITNAAGIALENASLYEQSHRLVNDLQLVNEASRKLNNNLTLDEVISYLKRQFLKAFNPDEIAFVFYDENNKTTLSDYSTHIFHEDIGMTIIEPMADHFLHSKEAVFDGSLSLEFNYYQSRIALPIVNREDMLGFVILLHKEQYYFSFDNFKLLKSLISHSSLAISNIILRDQLQELVDKDNLTKLFTRRYLDEIVLSSIAKGESGVLLLMDVDDFKLVNDAFGHKTGDEVLQQISSHILKMVNGKGVASRWGGEEIAIYLSTFTMQEGVEFAQSLVETIPFVTNPSVTVSMGLTYWDGKMKDSYNELFQLTDQAMYHAKREGKNQLVINGATSLRK, from the coding sequence ATGAATAACCATGAATTGATTTTGTATAAAATGAAATCTGCGATATTTAAATTATTTTCAAATCCAATGAACCGTAGAGCTATAGAGGAAAGTCTTGAAGAATTTAAGTGTCATTTTATACAAATTTTCGAAATGGAATTTGTAGATATTTTATTATATGAAAGCAATCGGTTTGTACCTGTCCGTAAAAATGGCGAGGCAACGCATCAAACAGCATTTGCAGAAGACCAGATGAATGCTATTAACCCTCTGTTTAGTGTATCCTTCATCTCTCCGGGACATGAAGGATCGGTTTCTGCAGACGACTCGCTGATTATTCGCAACAGCGAACTTGTCCCACTTGCAGCGATTCTGTTTAAAGCGTCCGAAAAGTGGTTGGACTTCGCAGCCTCTCCAAGTTTGAAGGAATTAAAATCTGTACTTGGTACTTACTTTGGCCAAGAAATTGAAATGGAACGCATATCGGAACAGGAAAAGATGTATCGGCGACTTTTCGAAATGGCTGAACTATTTAATTCGACAATGGAAACGACGGTCATCTTAGATGGCATGGTAAAGGTTGTGTCTGATTCATGCGGCACTAACGATATCCAATTGATGCTCTCGCAAGAACAAAGAGGCATTGCCGAAGCATATCGTCTGTTCGATCACTTGAATGAACGAGCGTCAGCTGTCGAAGCGTTTTTATCCGGTGAACTGACGCTGGAACGGGACATGGAGATGGGTGTTAACTTGTTGAACGCGCCGATCAGAGGTAGACAAGGTATTTACGGAATTTTACAGATTACGTCGGCATTGGATTCAAAGGTCACGCGGACAGAAAAAGATTTTATCCGTATGATTACGAATGCTGCTGGAATTGCACTTGAAAATGCCAGTTTGTACGAACAATCCCACCGTCTAGTGAACGACTTACAATTAGTGAACGAAGCGTCCAGAAAGCTCAATAACAACTTAACCTTGGATGAAGTAATATCTTATTTGAAAAGACAGTTCTTGAAAGCCTTCAATCCAGACGAAATAGCTTTCGTTTTTTATGATGAAAATAATAAAACTACCCTGTCCGATTATAGTACACATATTTTCCATGAGGATATCGGTATGACGATTATCGAACCGATGGCTGACCACTTCCTACATTCTAAAGAAGCGGTTTTTGATGGTTCCTTATCGCTCGAATTCAATTACTATCAGTCTCGGATTGCTTTACCAATCGTCAATCGAGAAGATATGCTCGGATTTGTCATCCTTCTGCATAAGGAGCAGTATTATTTTTCATTTGATAACTTTAAATTGTTGAAATCACTGATTAGTCATTCGTCGCTGGCGATTTCGAACATTATTTTACGTGATCAATTGCAGGAACTCGTCGATAAAGATAATCTGACGAAATTGTTCACTCGTCGGTACCTTGACGAAATCGTCTTATCTTCCATTGCAAAAGGCGAATCAGGTGTGTTGCTCCTCATGGATGTAGATGATTTCAAGTTGGTGAATGATGCATTTGGTCATAAGACAGGTGATGAAGTGTTGCAACAGATTTCATCTCATATATTAAAAATGGTCAATGGTAAGGGAGTTGCAAGTAGATGGGGGGGCGAAGAAATCGCTATCTATCTTTCAACTTTTACGATGCAAGAAGGGGTGGAGTTTGCCCAGTCACTTGTCGAAACTATTCCTTTCGTCACGAATCCGAGTGTAACAGTATCAATGGGTTTAACTTATTGGGATGGAAAAATGAAAGATTCTTATAATGAGCTGTTCCAACTGACTGACCAAGCCATGTACCATGCTAAACGTGAAGGTAAGAACCAGCTAGTTATTAATGGAGCGACTTCATTGCGTAAATGA
- the megL gene encoding methionine gamma-lyase, which produces MKNKPLHKDTVVIHEGYDDKQHHGSLAVPLYQTSTYSFENAVQGEKRFSGEEAGNIYSRLGNPTVQVLEDRIAALENGAGALAFGSGMAAVSSVLVHLTKSGDHILCSRGIYGCTFGLLGLMEDKYQITHSLISMTTEEEIERSIKPETVCIYVETPINPTMELVDLQAVVNVAKRHGLKVVVDNTFTSPYLQNPIDIGADFVLHSATKYINGHGDVIAGLLVGKDAEEIQTLRMTVQKDYGAIMSPFDAWLLIRGLKTLPVRMEKHTSNAEKLLTYLKSQKLVESIYYPFDEGNPQFEIAKRQMRAGGGLISFTVKGGKESAQLFMDKLSLIKIAVSLGDAETLIQHPSTMTHSGVPVEDREQMGITDSLLRLSVGLEYADDLIDDLESAFAALEQHSTTHS; this is translated from the coding sequence TTGAAAAATAAACCTCTACACAAAGACACAGTAGTCATCCATGAAGGTTACGATGATAAGCAGCATCACGGTAGTTTGGCGGTCCCACTTTATCAGACATCCACATATTCTTTTGAAAATGCTGTTCAAGGCGAAAAAAGATTTTCTGGCGAAGAAGCAGGAAATATCTACTCGCGACTTGGCAATCCGACGGTACAAGTGCTGGAGGACCGGATAGCCGCTCTTGAGAATGGTGCCGGAGCACTCGCATTCGGATCTGGAATGGCAGCGGTCAGCTCAGTTCTTGTCCATTTAACAAAATCTGGTGATCATATTCTCTGTTCCAGAGGAATTTATGGCTGCACGTTCGGATTGTTAGGGCTGATGGAAGATAAATATCAGATAACCCATAGCCTAATTAGCATGACGACAGAAGAAGAAATCGAAAGGTCAATCAAACCGGAAACTGTATGTATATACGTTGAAACACCGATCAATCCGACGATGGAACTGGTTGATTTGCAAGCGGTCGTAAATGTTGCAAAGAGACACGGATTGAAAGTAGTCGTGGACAATACATTCACATCCCCTTACTTGCAGAATCCGATTGATATCGGTGCTGATTTCGTTTTGCATAGTGCAACGAAATATATAAATGGGCATGGAGATGTCATAGCAGGACTGCTCGTTGGAAAAGATGCTGAAGAAATTCAGACATTACGCATGACTGTACAAAAAGACTATGGTGCAATCATGTCGCCTTTTGACGCCTGGTTATTAATAAGAGGATTGAAGACGTTACCAGTCCGTATGGAAAAGCATACATCTAATGCAGAGAAACTGTTAACCTATTTAAAGTCTCAGAAGTTGGTGGAATCGATTTACTATCCATTCGATGAAGGGAATCCGCAATTTGAAATTGCGAAACGTCAGATGAGAGCGGGCGGAGGACTCATCTCATTCACAGTCAAAGGTGGCAAAGAAAGTGCCCAGCTATTTATGGATAAGCTATCGTTAATTAAAATTGCTGTTAGCCTCGGTGATGCTGAGACACTAATTCAACATCCGTCTACAATGACACATTCCGGTGTACCTGTTGAAGACCGTGAGCAGATGGGTATAACAGATTCATTGCTCCGACTGTCAGTAGGACTGGAATATGCAGATGATCTTATTGATGATCTAGAATCAGCGTTCGCAGCATTGGAACAACATAGCACTACACATTCATGA
- a CDS encoding GAF domain-containing protein, translating into MFTATDYSDIPTEKYTQLSKQLDALLTGETNKYANLSNASALLNQFFDRINWVGFYLMDGENELVLGPFQGLPACIRIPLGKGVCGTSASKGESIIVPDVNAFPGHIACDSASRSEIVIPLLKDGNVIGVLDVDSPAYDRFDEEDQRGLENFAAVLIKHL; encoded by the coding sequence TTGTTTACTGCTACTGACTATTCAGATATTCCCACAGAAAAATACACCCAGTTATCCAAACAGCTTGATGCACTATTGACAGGCGAAACGAATAAATATGCTAATCTCAGTAATGCATCTGCGCTTCTCAATCAATTTTTTGACCGGATCAACTGGGTCGGTTTCTATTTAATGGATGGAGAAAATGAGCTTGTCCTTGGGCCGTTCCAAGGCTTGCCCGCCTGCATACGAATCCCACTCGGCAAAGGAGTATGCGGAACTTCAGCTTCAAAAGGCGAAAGTATCATTGTTCCCGATGTAAACGCATTTCCTGGTCACATCGCATGTGATTCGGCCTCTCGTTCTGAAATTGTCATCCCTTTACTAAAAGACGGAAATGTGATTGGTGTGCTTGATGTTGACAGTCCAGCGTATGACCGATTCGACGAAGAAGATCAGCGCGGACTTGAAAACTTTGCAGCTGTATTGATCAAACATCTATAA
- the ezrA gene encoding septation ring formation regulator EzrA — MVKYFIIPIIILLVLVTIAFLFRRKHIREIGILENEKLQIQNKPIFEEMMKVKQLNMTGETEEKFERWRNEWTEVIDIHMPKIDSMLFDVEDMVDRFRFKKATETEKEIQERIRQCEKKKDTILDELNELVGSEEKNRIEMEKLREQYRLARKTILAHQHAFGTTVEPLEKELESFTPKFEEYDELTANGNYLLAREIVITLSSKGEQLSALIHDIPSLLTDLQNKIPTSIRELRNGSKEMEEQSYNLEHLELSRQLQEIESEIAEQLIKLSQLDIDPVLQKVTEMNDRIESFYDSLENEVNSRHYVDQNFNAIGESLFGIIRFAKEIFDEAIYVQQSYRLDEKEAKLPEASIKKLEILQKRYDTLQVLMEDEGSAYSALQNELKQISDELEIIAADQESLANRMKNLRIDENNVRKQLEELSRKLQTGDRKLHRGNIPGIPDEMDARLEEADEQLYLVSQSLQEVPLNMAVAESYLANAETVVNDVNERVEELLENVMLIERIIQYGNRYRASNPVMHQKLLEAEESFRQFRYAKALEEAATAVEAVEPGAMKRIEEMLKEHA, encoded by the coding sequence ATGGTGAAATACTTCATCATTCCAATAATTATCTTGCTCGTCCTTGTGACGATCGCCTTTTTGTTCAGACGAAAACATATACGCGAGATCGGCATATTGGAAAATGAAAAACTGCAAATACAGAATAAGCCGATTTTCGAAGAGATGATGAAAGTCAAACAGTTGAACATGACTGGCGAAACCGAAGAGAAATTCGAAAGATGGCGCAATGAATGGACAGAAGTCATCGATATACATATGCCGAAAATCGATTCAATGCTATTTGATGTTGAAGACATGGTTGATCGGTTCCGTTTTAAAAAAGCGACAGAAACGGAAAAAGAGATACAAGAAAGAATACGTCAATGCGAAAAAAAGAAAGACACCATCTTGGATGAACTGAATGAACTGGTAGGCAGTGAAGAAAAGAACCGGATTGAGATGGAAAAGCTTCGCGAACAATATCGACTAGCGAGAAAAACAATTCTAGCCCATCAGCATGCGTTCGGAACGACTGTCGAACCGTTGGAAAAAGAGTTAGAATCATTCACTCCGAAGTTTGAAGAATATGATGAACTGACTGCTAACGGCAATTATCTGTTGGCACGTGAAATTGTCATTACTTTGTCTTCGAAAGGTGAGCAACTATCGGCACTGATTCATGATATTCCATCTTTGCTGACGGATCTTCAAAACAAGATACCTACTTCGATTAGAGAGTTGCGTAACGGAAGTAAAGAGATGGAAGAGCAATCGTATAATCTCGAGCACCTTGAATTATCAAGACAACTGCAAGAGATTGAATCTGAAATTGCTGAACAACTTATTAAGCTGTCCCAGCTCGACATCGATCCAGTTCTTCAGAAAGTGACGGAAATGAACGACAGAATCGAATCGTTCTATGATTCGCTCGAAAACGAAGTGAATTCGAGACATTATGTAGATCAGAACTTTAACGCTATCGGAGAATCGTTGTTCGGCATTATTCGATTTGCAAAAGAAATATTCGATGAAGCAATTTACGTACAACAAAGCTATCGTCTAGACGAAAAGGAAGCGAAACTACCTGAAGCGAGCATCAAGAAGCTCGAAATACTTCAAAAACGGTACGATACATTGCAAGTTCTGATGGAAGATGAAGGTTCTGCTTATTCTGCACTTCAGAATGAGCTCAAACAAATTTCGGACGAACTTGAAATCATTGCGGCGGATCAGGAAAGCCTAGCGAACCGCATGAAAAATCTACGTATTGATGAAAATAATGTGCGTAAACAGTTGGAAGAGTTATCACGCAAATTGCAAACAGGTGACCGAAAACTCCATCGTGGGAATATACCTGGTATACCGGACGAAATGGATGCCCGTCTCGAGGAAGCGGATGAGCAATTATATCTTGTCAGTCAAAGTTTACAGGAAGTGCCGCTTAATATGGCTGTTGCTGAGAGCTACTTGGCGAACGCAGAGACCGTTGTCAATGACGTAAACGAAAGAGTGGAAGAACTGCTTGAAAATGTCATGCTAATTGAGCGCATCATCCAATACGGGAATCGGTATCGCGCATCCAATCCTGTCATGCACCAAAAATTGCTTGAGGCAGAAGAGTCGTTCAGGCAATTCCGATATGCAAAAGCATTGGAAGAAGCGGCAACAGCAGTGGAAGCAGTTGAACCGGGAGCTATGAAACGAATTGAAGAGATGTTGAAAGAGCATGCGTAA